From a single Streptomyces liliifuscus genomic region:
- a CDS encoding abortive phage infection protein, translating to MENTGNGQGKSAGVSRARFMAAAAVMGVGAAAVLPAAGASASTPPSRSPSPAPRAAAGGGSRGLTHRGVVYTVGAGETPGTAWSERRMRGDVRAIADDLHADTVEVTGDGVERLNATASEVAGRGLHVWLQPTLGDVPEREILEHLAETGRHGERLRKQGAKVTLAVGCEFWLFVPGIVPGADVFERIDNLQKGNFDLAKLQKRLAAFTAKAAAVGRSVFRGRLSYAAMQDPTFENVDWNLFDIVGIDYYSYFPQRADYVRELRKFQRWGKPLAITEFGTCTFVGAPEQGGMGWNIVDYGKTPPEIKGNVVRSERVQAAYLTDLLDVFESMNLHAAMTFEFVTADSPHRPDKPLHDLDMASYAIVKPIKDRPDDPSSDWHWEPKEAFHAVARHYGRAGR from the coding sequence ATGGAGAACACGGGGAACGGCCAGGGCAAGAGCGCAGGGGTGAGCAGGGCGCGGTTCATGGCGGCAGCGGCGGTCATGGGGGTCGGAGCGGCGGCGGTGCTGCCGGCCGCCGGGGCGTCGGCCTCGACGCCCCCGTCCCGGTCACCCTCTCCGGCGCCGCGAGCCGCGGCAGGCGGCGGCTCGCGTGGACTCACGCACCGCGGTGTCGTCTACACCGTCGGGGCGGGGGAGACCCCGGGGACGGCGTGGAGCGAGCGGCGGATGCGCGGCGACGTCCGGGCGATCGCGGACGACCTGCACGCCGACACCGTCGAGGTCACCGGGGACGGGGTCGAGCGGCTGAACGCCACGGCGAGCGAGGTCGCCGGGCGCGGGCTGCACGTCTGGCTGCAGCCCACGCTGGGGGACGTGCCGGAGCGGGAGATCCTGGAACACCTGGCGGAGACGGGCCGGCACGGGGAACGGCTGCGGAAGCAGGGCGCCAAGGTCACCCTCGCCGTCGGCTGCGAGTTCTGGCTGTTCGTGCCGGGAATCGTGCCGGGGGCCGACGTGTTCGAGCGGATCGACAACCTGCAGAAGGGCAACTTCGATCTGGCGAAGCTGCAGAAGCGGCTGGCCGCGTTCACCGCTAAGGCGGCGGCGGTCGGGCGTTCCGTGTTCCGCGGCAGGCTCAGTTACGCCGCCATGCAGGACCCGACGTTCGAGAACGTCGACTGGAACCTCTTCGACATCGTGGGGATCGACTACTACTCGTACTTCCCGCAACGAGCCGACTACGTCCGTGAGTTGAGGAAGTTCCAGCGCTGGGGCAAGCCGCTCGCCATCACCGAGTTCGGCACCTGTACGTTCGTCGGCGCCCCGGAACAGGGCGGGATGGGCTGGAACATCGTCGACTACGGCAAGACACCCCCGGAAATCAAGGGGAACGTGGTGCGCAGTGAACGCGTACAGGCCGCCTACCTCACCGATCTCCTCGACGTCTTCGAGTCCATGAACCTGCACGCGGCGATGACGTTCGAGTTCGTCACCGCCGACTCTCCGCACCGCCCCGACAAGCCGCTCCACGACCTCGACATGGCCTCGTACGCCATCGTCAAGCCCATCAAGGACCGCCCCGACGACCCGAGTTCGGACTGGCACTGGGAGCCGAAGGAGGCCTTCCACGCGGTGGCCCGGCACTACGGCCGGGCGGGCCGCTGA
- a CDS encoding class I SAM-dependent methyltransferase has protein sequence MPMNRAHRRLCSSEKWALTTRDHILPWTLKDVPLGDDVLEIGPGYGANLRVLIEQVPRVTAVEIDEGTAALLEGKWGDRATILHADGAAMPLPDESFSSVVCFVMLHHVPTAAQQDRIFAEAHRVLRPGGVFAGCDSQPSLRFRLLHFRDTMNTVDPAGLPDRLAKAGFADVSVDRHPDSGAVRFRATRP, from the coding sequence ATGCCGATGAACCGAGCACACCGCCGACTGTGCAGCTCCGAGAAGTGGGCCCTGACGACCAGGGACCACATCCTCCCCTGGACCCTGAAGGACGTGCCCCTCGGTGACGACGTACTGGAGATCGGTCCGGGCTACGGCGCGAATCTGCGCGTACTGATCGAGCAGGTCCCCCGTGTCACCGCCGTCGAGATCGACGAAGGCACCGCCGCCCTGCTGGAGGGGAAGTGGGGCGACCGGGCCACGATCCTGCACGCCGACGGAGCCGCGATGCCGCTGCCGGACGAGAGCTTCTCCTCGGTCGTCTGCTTCGTGATGCTCCACCACGTGCCGACGGCCGCCCAGCAGGACCGGATCTTCGCGGAGGCACACCGCGTGCTGCGCCCCGGCGGTGTCTTCGCCGGGTGCGACAGCCAGCCGAGTCTCCGGTTCCGGCTGCTGCACTTCCGGGACACGATGAACACGGTGGATCCGGCCGGCCTCCCGGACCGGCTCGCGAAGGCGGGCTTCGCGGACGTGTCGGTGGACCGGCACCCCGACTCCGGTGCCGTCCGTTTCCGCGCGACCCGCCCATGA
- a CDS encoding AraC family transcriptional regulator, giving the protein MSPDGQPDGQPDGRLVGRSAGQPATAIFIGHFAMPRGSAFGRHWHTFHQLAWAAKGLLRVTSERGAWLLPPSLALWIPAGLAHTTEAEGDAVMRTPYVNPAACPEITWTEPTVVGVDPLLRALVDHLVRRDLAPDARSRAEAVLLDVLRPVPVTSVSVTEPRDPRTRAVARALAQHPADGRALEDWGREVGASARTLARLFVAETGLAFGQWRERLRMQTAMPLLAEGLTTEAVARRVGYASASSFVAAFRRIVGVTPRQYFPVHD; this is encoded by the coding sequence ATGTCGCCAGACGGACAGCCAGACGGACAGCCGGACGGACGGCTGGTGGGCCGGTCGGCCGGACAGCCGGCCACCGCGATCTTCATCGGGCACTTCGCGATGCCGAGAGGCAGCGCGTTCGGTCGGCACTGGCATACGTTCCACCAACTCGCCTGGGCCGCAAAGGGGTTGCTGCGGGTGACCAGCGAGCGCGGCGCCTGGCTGCTGCCGCCGTCGCTGGCGCTGTGGATCCCTGCCGGGCTGGCCCATACGACGGAGGCGGAGGGCGACGCCGTCATGCGGACTCCGTACGTGAACCCGGCGGCGTGTCCGGAGATCACATGGACCGAGCCCACGGTGGTGGGAGTGGACCCGCTGCTCCGGGCACTCGTCGACCACCTCGTGCGCAGGGACCTCGCCCCGGACGCCCGGTCGCGGGCCGAGGCCGTACTCCTCGACGTGCTGCGTCCGGTACCGGTGACGAGCGTGTCCGTGACCGAGCCGCGGGATCCCAGGACGCGGGCGGTGGCCCGGGCGCTCGCCCAACACCCCGCCGACGGGCGCGCGTTGGAGGACTGGGGCAGGGAGGTCGGTGCGAGCGCCCGTACGCTGGCCCGGCTCTTCGTCGCCGAGACGGGCCTCGCCTTCGGCCAGTGGCGCGAACGCCTGCGCATGCAGACCGCGATGCCGCTGCTCGCCGAGGGGCTGACGACGGAGGCGGTGGCCCGGCGGGTGGGATACGCCTCCGCCAGTTCGTTCGTGGCGGCGTTCCGGCGGATCGTGGGGGTCACGCCCCGGCAGTACTTCCCGGTCCACGACTGA
- a CDS encoding CGNR zinc finger domain-containing protein: MAATSDDWSTRHSVLSNARRTAALINALSGTGDRQPKPKAATDAANTLADAVADAVAEVLREYGESEPVELAADDVVRMRAAALLLREVFAAEDVDAAAAALNRLLAEQTGPLRLTSHGGGTPWHPHLDSHDDAPWDEWFLTSSCLALTVLLWDHQRPPGGLCASPACRNVYITSGPGPARRYCSRRCATRERVAAHRRGQRTPDTGSGDS; encoded by the coding sequence ATGGCAGCCACCTCCGACGACTGGTCGACCCGGCACTCCGTCCTGTCCAACGCCCGGCGCACCGCGGCCCTGATCAACGCCCTGTCCGGTACGGGCGACCGGCAGCCAAAGCCCAAAGCAGCGACCGACGCGGCCAATACGCTCGCCGACGCGGTCGCCGATGCAGTCGCCGAAGTACTGCGGGAGTACGGCGAGTCGGAGCCCGTCGAGCTCGCCGCGGACGACGTCGTACGGATGCGTGCGGCCGCCCTCCTCCTCCGTGAGGTCTTCGCCGCCGAGGACGTCGACGCCGCCGCGGCCGCCCTCAACCGCCTGCTGGCGGAACAGACCGGACCGCTGCGGCTGACCTCGCACGGCGGCGGCACTCCGTGGCACCCCCACCTCGACAGCCACGACGACGCCCCCTGGGACGAGTGGTTCCTGACCTCGTCCTGTCTGGCGCTGACCGTCCTCCTCTGGGACCACCAGCGCCCGCCCGGCGGCCTCTGCGCCTCCCCCGCCTGCCGGAACGTCTACATCACCTCGGGCCCGGGCCCGGCCCGCCGCTACTGCTCCCGGCGCTGTGCCACACGCGAGCGCGTCGCGGCCCACCGCCGGGGACAGCGGACGCCGGACACCGGTTCCGGTGACTCGTAG
- a CDS encoding MFS transporter: MKRRYVMGSFLAGAAAARAGDEMSGPALLLAGYAVGGSATEASALLAGITVSAAVGGPLLGVLLDRSPRPGRLLARALALYGTGLVAILLSLGRLPLELTVLIAVFTGLLGPALSGGWTAQLPGVVPRERLPRANALDAMTFSLASLVGPALAGALAHLFGAPAAVVASVALIALAVPAAWMLPGGRGRGRGRYGERDRDRGWDRDRDLGWGRDKVPPPEPEPEPEPEPEPEPEPEPEPEPEPEPEPEPEPEPEPEPEPPSPSPSVTGDLVAGIRCITRTRPLARATLASVVSCAGLGMLITCTPLLGERAFGSAADGTLFLSCTAVSALAANAVLARRPRAIAPDTIIWGSTLVLALALVLSATGHPVLVIAAALTAGAGEGPQLAALLAIRHRESPERLRSQVFTTGASLKITGFALGAAVAGPLATHSLSTALLTAAGVQLVAGLSFHGFALGRGSRAFSSGS; this comes from the coding sequence ATGAAGAGGCGTTACGTGATGGGGTCCTTCCTCGCCGGGGCGGCAGCGGCGCGGGCGGGCGACGAGATGTCCGGTCCCGCGCTGTTGCTGGCGGGCTACGCGGTCGGAGGGTCGGCCACGGAGGCGTCGGCGCTGCTGGCAGGCATCACGGTCTCGGCGGCGGTCGGCGGCCCGCTGCTCGGAGTGCTCCTCGACAGGTCCCCGAGGCCGGGCCGCCTGCTGGCCCGGGCCCTCGCCCTCTACGGGACGGGCCTGGTGGCGATCCTCCTGAGCCTCGGCCGGCTTCCCTTGGAACTCACGGTCCTGATCGCCGTGTTCACGGGGCTCCTCGGGCCGGCCCTGTCCGGCGGCTGGACCGCCCAACTCCCCGGGGTCGTACCCCGCGAGCGGCTGCCGCGTGCGAACGCGCTCGACGCGATGACGTTCAGCCTGGCGAGTCTGGTCGGCCCGGCGCTTGCGGGAGCGCTCGCGCATCTCTTCGGGGCACCGGCTGCTGTGGTGGCTTCGGTGGCGTTGATTGCCTTGGCTGTGCCTGCGGCTTGGATGCTGCCGGGGGGTCGGGGCCGGGGCCGGGGTCGGTACGGCGAGCGGGACCGCGACCGGGGCTGGGATCGGGACCGCGACCTGGGCTGGGGTCGGGATAAGGTCCCGCCGCCCGAGCCCGAGCCCGAGCCCGAGCCCGAGCCCGAGCCCGAGCCCGAGCCCGAGCCCGAGCCCGAGCCCGAGCCCGAGCCCGAGCCCGAGCCCGAGCCCGAGCCCGAGCCCGAGCCCGAGCCCCCGTCCCCGTCCCCGTCCGTGACCGGCGACCTCGTCGCCGGTATCCGCTGCATCACCCGCACCCGACCGTTGGCCCGGGCCACCCTCGCCTCGGTCGTCTCCTGCGCGGGCCTGGGCATGCTGATCACGTGTACCCCGCTGCTCGGGGAGCGGGCCTTCGGTTCGGCCGCCGACGGCACGCTGTTCCTGTCCTGTACGGCGGTCTCGGCCCTCGCCGCCAATGCCGTACTCGCACGCCGTCCCCGAGCCATCGCGCCGGACACGATCATCTGGGGCAGCACGCTGGTCCTGGCGCTCGCGCTCGTGCTGTCCGCGACGGGCCACCCCGTGCTGGTCATCGCGGCGGCGCTGACGGCGGGCGCGGGTGAAGGCCCGCAACTCGCCGCGCTGTTGGCGATCCGGCACCGGGAGTCCCCGGAACGCCTGCGCAGCCAGGTCTTCACGACGGGCGCCAGCCTCAAGATCACCGGCTTCGCGCTCGGCGCGGCCGTCGCGGGCCCGCTCGCGACGCACTCACTGTCGACCGCGCTTCTGACGGCCGCGGGGGTTCAACTCGTCGCGGGCCTGAGCTTCCACGGGTTCGCTCTCGGCCGGGGGAGCAGAGCTTTTTCCTCGGGATCGTGA